One window of Strigops habroptila isolate Jane chromosome Z, bStrHab1.2.pri, whole genome shotgun sequence genomic DNA carries:
- the LOC115601101 gene encoding phospholipase A2 inhibitor subunit gamma B-like, with the protein MKVSVVLSFFLAFLDPGTSLQCEVCHSIGKSCSGPMKTCNGGEDTCGIILHEVMIGGMAIPSSIKSCLPYSMCQLGPITMNYGKVKARSHLACCTGDDCRTVSVSLPPEDNVPNGYQCPACYSVDSFQCGNEIVNCTGSETQCVDLAGLMNSGGLSLKAAMKGCTTISECSIVGDGKNNLGMMDIKLRRFQCKQASVLARVSSGFAPSGTLFLPLLLGFILEKVLL; encoded by the exons ATGAAAGTGTCTGTTGTCCTCAgcttcttcctggctttccTGGACCCAG GAACTTCTCTTCAGTGTGAGGTTTGTCACAGCATagggaaaagctgctctggCCCCATGAAAACCTGCAATGGTGGTGAAGATACCTGCGGCATCATTTTGCACGAGGTCATGATAG GGGGGATGGCAATCCCTTCGTCCATCAAGTCCTGCCTGCCATACAGCATGTGCCAGCTTGGTCCTATCACTATGAACTATGGGAAGGTAAAAGCAAGGAGCCACTTGGCTTGCTGCACAGGCGATGACTGTCGAACCGTCTCTGTCTCAT TGCCACCAGAGGACAATGTGCCCAATGGATACCAGTGTCCCGCCTGCTACAGCGTGGACTCCTTTCAGTGTGGTAATGAAATTGTGAACTGCACTGGGTCCGAAACCCAGTGTGTTGACCTTGCTGGGTTAATGAATTCTG GTGGCCTGTCTCTGAAAGCTGCCATGAAAGGCTGCACCACCATTTCTGAATGCAGTATTGTaggagatggaaaaaataatctgggGATGATGGACATAAAGTTAAGGCGGTTCCAATGCAAACAAGCTTCTGTTTTGGCCAGAGTGAGTTCTGGATTTGCCCCTTCAGGcaccctcttccttcctctcctgctaGGGTTTATTCTGGAGAAGGTACTTCTCTGA